A portion of the Bifidobacterium bifidum ATCC 29521 = JCM 1255 = DSM 20456 genome contains these proteins:
- a CDS encoding glycogen/starch/alpha-glucan phosphorylase, which translates to MTEITAPKSPVTTAEFADGIREQLKYSQGVTVEQATPADVYVASSLVVRHYLQDAWFKTQQDMVNGNTKAVGYLSAEFLMGKQLRNALLNAGMIDQFDEAVKDLGFEPQDVIDVEHEPGLGNGGLGRLAACFIDSLASLGVPAFGYGIQYKYGIFEQAFDKDGKQIEKPDYWLTNEEPWGHIDYNRSQKVSFGGEVVEENGKKVWKPAWSVRAVPVDYMVPGYASGRVNTLRLWSAKSYDEFDLLTFNKSEYLDAVKPQVKAENISKILYPEDSTPQGKALRLEQQYFFVAASLHDAIRVFYPGQSKPDLTTFPSKITFQLNDTHPVIGIPELMRILIDEYGYDWDTAWSITTKTFNYTCHTLLPEALEVWPAKLISELLPRHMEIINEINEHFLAELKTKTRDKAKIERMRIVTDEENPKVRMAYLATAGGSHVNGVAELHSELLKDVTLRDFSDLYGDKFTNVTNGVTPRRFIRLANPRLSALITEGLGTDKWLSDLELLKGLEPLAKDDEFVKKFAAVKQANKEDFTAYAKREYGFDLDPNTMFNTMVKRLHEYKRQSLKILALIAKYADIKSGRVSADDVLPRTVIFGAKSAPGYYLAKMTIQLINNVARVVNNDPDVKGKLHVFFPWNYNVRLAQHLIPATDLDEQISQAGKEASGTGNMKFALNGALTVGTLDGANVEIRERVGAENFFLFGMTVDEVDKLYEDGYSPAKYYEADPRLKAAIDMVSDGTFSNGDRNTYAPLVADWLTKDWFMTLADFTAYSSIQSEIEALYRDPLEWNRKAVLNVANSGYFSSDRSIQDYLDNIWHTSPLA; encoded by the coding sequence ATGACTGAAATCACTGCACCCAAGTCACCTGTCACGACCGCCGAGTTCGCGGACGGCATCCGCGAACAGCTGAAGTACAGCCAAGGCGTCACCGTCGAGCAGGCCACCCCCGCCGACGTGTACGTCGCCTCCTCGCTGGTGGTCCGCCACTACCTGCAGGACGCATGGTTCAAGACCCAGCAGGACATGGTCAATGGCAACACCAAGGCCGTCGGATACCTGTCCGCCGAGTTCCTCATGGGCAAGCAGCTGCGTAACGCACTGCTCAACGCCGGCATGATCGACCAGTTCGACGAAGCCGTCAAGGACCTGGGCTTCGAGCCGCAGGACGTCATCGACGTCGAACACGAGCCGGGCCTCGGCAACGGCGGCCTCGGCCGTCTCGCCGCCTGCTTCATCGACTCGCTCGCGTCCCTCGGCGTGCCCGCGTTCGGCTACGGCATCCAGTACAAGTACGGCATCTTCGAGCAGGCCTTCGACAAGGACGGCAAGCAGATCGAGAAGCCTGACTACTGGCTGACCAACGAAGAGCCCTGGGGCCACATCGACTACAACCGTTCCCAGAAGGTCTCCTTCGGCGGCGAAGTCGTCGAAGAGAACGGCAAGAAGGTCTGGAAGCCGGCCTGGTCCGTGCGCGCCGTGCCCGTCGACTACATGGTCCCCGGCTACGCATCCGGCCGCGTCAACACGCTGCGCCTGTGGAGCGCCAAGAGCTACGACGAATTCGACCTGCTCACCTTCAACAAGTCCGAATACCTCGACGCCGTCAAGCCGCAGGTCAAGGCCGAGAACATCTCCAAGATTCTCTACCCGGAGGATTCCACCCCGCAGGGCAAGGCGCTGCGTCTCGAACAGCAGTACTTCTTCGTGGCCGCGTCCCTGCACGACGCCATCCGCGTGTTCTACCCCGGCCAGAGCAAGCCCGACCTGACCACCTTCCCGAGCAAGATCACCTTCCAGCTCAACGACACCCACCCCGTCATCGGCATCCCCGAGCTCATGCGCATCCTCATCGACGAGTACGGCTACGACTGGGACACCGCCTGGTCCATCACCACCAAGACCTTCAACTACACCTGCCACACCCTGCTGCCCGAGGCGCTGGAAGTCTGGCCGGCCAAGCTGATCTCCGAACTGCTGCCCCGCCACATGGAAATCATCAACGAGATCAACGAGCACTTCCTCGCCGAACTCAAGACCAAGACCCGTGACAAGGCCAAGATCGAGCGCATGCGCATCGTCACCGACGAGGAGAACCCCAAGGTCCGCATGGCATACCTTGCCACCGCCGGTGGCTCCCACGTCAACGGCGTCGCCGAACTGCACTCCGAACTGCTCAAGGACGTCACCCTTCGTGACTTCTCCGACCTCTACGGCGACAAGTTCACCAACGTCACCAACGGCGTCACCCCCCGTCGCTTCATCCGCCTCGCCAACCCGCGCCTGTCCGCCCTCATCACCGAAGGCCTCGGCACCGACAAGTGGCTGAGCGACCTCGAACTGCTCAAGGGCCTCGAACCCCTCGCCAAGGACGACGAATTCGTCAAGAAGTTCGCCGCCGTCAAGCAGGCCAACAAGGAGGACTTCACCGCCTACGCCAAGCGCGAATACGGCTTCGACCTCGACCCCAACACCATGTTCAACACCATGGTCAAGCGCCTGCACGAGTACAAGCGCCAGTCCCTCAAGATCCTCGCGCTGATCGCCAAGTACGCCGACATCAAGTCCGGCCGCGTCTCCGCCGACGACGTGCTTCCCCGCACCGTCATCTTCGGCGCCAAGTCCGCCCCGGGCTACTACCTCGCCAAGATGACCATCCAGCTCATCAACAACGTCGCCCGCGTCGTCAACAACGACCCCGACGTCAAGGGCAAGCTGCACGTCTTCTTCCCTTGGAACTACAACGTCCGCCTCGCCCAGCACCTCATCCCAGCCACCGACCTCGACGAGCAAATCTCCCAGGCCGGCAAGGAGGCGTCCGGCACCGGCAACATGAAGTTCGCCCTCAACGGCGCCCTCACCGTCGGTACGTTGGACGGTGCGAACGTCGAAATCCGTGAGCGTGTCGGCGCCGAGAACTTCTTCCTCTTCGGCATGACCGTCGACGAGGTCGACAAGCTCTACGAAGATGGCTACTCGCCGGCCAAGTACTACGAGGCCGACCCCCGCCTGAAGGCCGCCATCGACATGGTCTCCGACGGCACCTTCTCCAACGGTGACCGCAACACCTACGCCCCCCTCGTCGCCGACTGGCTCACCAAGGACTGGTTCATGACCCTCGCGGACTTCACCGCCTACTCCAGCATCCAAAGTGAGATCGAAGCCCTCTACCGCGACCCCCTCGAGTGGAACCGCAAGGCCGTCCTCAACGTCGCGAACTCGGGCTACTTCAGCTCCGACAGGTCGATCCAGGATTATCTCGACAACATCTGGCACACCTCCCCGTTGGCCTGA
- a CDS encoding DUF881 domain-containing protein: MARHTSRHAARRTWLGGFAVCLIVAFSGYLLVTNVRVNRTATVTSDTADLVEQRVEHVDQLQKDITDLSAQINTLKDFANNSGSSEQPSGTSDPKPSDTEDAGSGTILPAVHGPGITVTLNDSPLWENMVDSSGSAANINDYVVHQEDVEAVVNALWAGGAESMMIMDQRVLFNSAVICQGNVLLLQGKKYSPPFTVSAIGPTDAMIRALDDSNAVKLYKEYVSAFGLGWKVEKKDDLVFGQSAATLQPLRYASVVKDGSEE, encoded by the coding sequence ATGGCCAGACACACCAGCAGGCACGCCGCCCGGCGCACGTGGCTCGGCGGCTTCGCGGTGTGCCTGATCGTGGCTTTTTCCGGGTATCTGCTGGTGACGAACGTGCGCGTGAATCGCACGGCAACGGTCACTTCCGACACGGCGGATCTGGTGGAGCAGCGCGTGGAGCATGTTGACCAGCTGCAGAAGGACATCACCGACCTGAGCGCGCAGATCAACACGCTGAAGGATTTCGCCAACAACAGTGGCTCCTCCGAGCAGCCCTCGGGCACGAGCGACCCCAAGCCCAGCGACACCGAGGACGCGGGCTCCGGCACCATACTGCCGGCGGTGCACGGTCCCGGCATCACCGTGACCCTGAACGACTCCCCGTTGTGGGAGAACATGGTGGACAGCTCGGGCTCGGCCGCGAACATCAACGATTACGTCGTGCATCAGGAGGACGTGGAGGCTGTTGTCAACGCCCTGTGGGCGGGCGGCGCGGAGTCGATGATGATCATGGACCAGCGCGTGTTGTTCAATTCCGCAGTGATCTGCCAAGGAAATGTGCTTCTATTACAGGGCAAGAAATACTCGCCGCCGTTCACCGTGTCGGCGATCGGCCCCACAGATGCCATGATTCGGGCTTTGGACGACTCGAACGCGGTCAAGTTGTATAAAGAGTATGTCAGCGCATTCGGATTGGGCTGGAAAGTGGAAAAAAAGGACGATCTCGTGTTCGGGCAGTCTGCGGCGACGCTGCAGCCGTTGCGGTATGCGTCCGTGGTCAAGGACGGGAGCGAGGAATGA
- a CDS encoding class E sortase: MKHSRNSQQIQGDFQDFEAPAPAEPEYAGEVTMALPPVPMPDPNARRGLAQPAAKRSVLWSVLGILGEVLMTLAAVCALYVVWQMWWTGVQSEHTQVETRQSASWSDPAGGDSSKVAKAQSGDVPVQPTSASDGELIAQVYVPRFGQGWVRNVVEGTDEAELSLHGLGHYPSTQMPGSVGNFAVAGHRNGYGRPLGDVDLLQEGDAIIVRTKDYWYVYKYTTHKIVTPEHSEVIAANPEDLNTPPSKRMITLTTCEPKYTTATQRWISYGELDYWAKVSDGVPQELATSSNSAKVAFSSSNTSRSFVSKLGTLQPIVLWALVAYLVLYIAALVAWRYPVLREIRAGKRRRPDASIYGWLLRHQPGPLVIRWALLILLLFIVSVSLIQWACPWAASNIPILQSMSNYAVD, encoded by the coding sequence ATGAAGCATTCGCGCAACTCTCAACAGATTCAAGGCGATTTTCAGGATTTCGAGGCGCCTGCCCCTGCTGAACCGGAGTACGCCGGGGAAGTGACCATGGCGCTGCCTCCGGTGCCGATGCCCGATCCGAACGCCCGGCGCGGCCTCGCGCAGCCGGCGGCCAAGCGCAGCGTTCTGTGGTCGGTGCTGGGGATCCTTGGCGAGGTGCTGATGACGCTGGCGGCCGTCTGCGCGCTGTACGTGGTATGGCAGATGTGGTGGACCGGCGTCCAGTCCGAGCACACGCAGGTCGAGACCCGCCAGTCGGCGTCATGGTCCGATCCGGCCGGCGGCGACAGCTCGAAGGTCGCCAAGGCGCAAAGCGGCGACGTGCCGGTCCAGCCGACGAGCGCAAGCGATGGCGAGCTCATCGCGCAGGTGTACGTGCCCCGGTTCGGCCAAGGGTGGGTGCGTAACGTGGTCGAAGGCACGGACGAGGCCGAATTGTCGCTGCATGGTCTGGGACATTATCCGTCCACGCAGATGCCCGGTTCAGTCGGCAATTTCGCGGTCGCCGGCCACCGCAACGGCTACGGTCGACCGCTGGGAGACGTCGACCTGCTGCAGGAGGGCGACGCGATCATCGTGCGTACCAAGGACTACTGGTACGTGTACAAGTACACGACACACAAGATCGTCACTCCGGAGCACTCCGAGGTCATCGCCGCTAACCCGGAGGATCTCAACACGCCTCCCAGCAAGCGCATGATCACACTGACCACGTGCGAGCCGAAATACACCACGGCCACGCAGCGTTGGATCAGCTACGGTGAGCTGGACTATTGGGCCAAGGTCTCGGATGGCGTGCCGCAGGAGCTCGCCACGTCGTCGAACTCGGCGAAGGTGGCGTTCTCCAGCAGCAACACGAGCCGGTCGTTCGTGTCCAAGCTGGGCACGCTGCAGCCCATCGTGCTGTGGGCGCTGGTGGCGTACCTGGTGCTGTACATCGCGGCCCTGGTGGCCTGGCGGTACCCGGTGCTGCGCGAGATTCGCGCCGGCAAGCGCCGCCGTCCGGACGCGAGCATCTACGGATGGCTGCTGCGTCACCAGCCCGGTCCGCTGGTAATCAGGTGGGCGCTGCTGATACTGCTGCTGTTCATCGTCAGCGTGTCGCTGATTCAGTGGGCGTGCCCATGGGCGGCAAGCAACATCCCCATCCTGCAAAGCATGTCGAATTACGCGGTCGATTAG
- a CDS encoding anthranilate synthase component II encodes MTDSARIVVVDNYDSFVYTIVGYLKTLGATVDVVRNDAIDPSDASVLDEYDGVLISPGPGAPADSGASEDVIRLCAKLGKPMFGVCLGLQALAEVFGCTVSHAPTIMHGKTSLVEHIDDEIFAGVANPMTATRYHSLAVEPDTVPDDLVVTAWTKDDHIVQGIKHRSLPMYAVQFHPESVMTQDGYRLLANWLAVCGQTNAVAKSIGLQPKVNR; translated from the coding sequence ATGACGGATTCGGCACGCATTGTGGTGGTGGACAATTACGATTCTTTCGTATACACCATCGTTGGATATCTGAAAACCTTGGGAGCGACGGTCGATGTGGTGCGCAACGACGCAATAGACCCCTCAGATGCCTCTGTGCTGGACGAATATGACGGTGTGCTTATTTCCCCCGGTCCGGGCGCTCCGGCGGATTCTGGGGCCAGCGAGGACGTTATTCGGCTATGTGCCAAGCTCGGCAAGCCCATGTTCGGTGTGTGCCTTGGCCTGCAGGCGCTCGCCGAGGTGTTCGGCTGCACGGTCAGCCACGCGCCCACCATCATGCACGGCAAAACCAGTCTCGTCGAGCATATCGATGATGAGATCTTCGCCGGCGTCGCCAATCCGATGACCGCGACCCGATATCATTCGCTGGCCGTCGAGCCCGACACCGTGCCCGATGACCTGGTCGTGACGGCGTGGACGAAGGATGACCATATCGTTCAGGGCATCAAGCACCGGTCGTTGCCGATGTATGCGGTGCAGTTCCATCCTGAATCGGTGATGACGCAGGACGGCTACCGGCTGCTCGCCAACTGGCTCGCCGTCTGCGGGCAGACCAACGCCGTGGCCAAGTCCATCGGTCTGCAGCCCAAGGTCAACCGCTGA
- a CDS encoding rhomboid family intramembrane serine protease, protein MSNGRFSLFPGAPSAHNLFSKRAIQYQWRSNGPVFTSAIIIACVAVWVVEMVFSLFWPLGLATMIYYGRFDPLTAVAQPWMFLTSMFLHSPKSVLHILFNMLALWSVGPVLEKMMGHWPFLALYVLSGLGGGLGLMSWAALWPGGTGWLGGAYGASGALFGLFAAMLVVYRRIGEDIRSMLVWMAVNFLMPFLVGGIAWQAHVGGFIVGGVFTWLLVSGVHALRGKSLTFRTMVYGAVVLALIVAGVLVCNLSNPALTYIM, encoded by the coding sequence ATGAGTAATGGCCGATTCAGTTTGTTTCCCGGTGCGCCGTCGGCGCACAACCTGTTCTCCAAGCGTGCGATTCAATATCAGTGGCGGTCGAACGGCCCTGTGTTCACCAGCGCGATCATCATCGCGTGCGTCGCCGTGTGGGTTGTCGAGATGGTGTTCAGCCTGTTCTGGCCTCTTGGACTCGCAACCATGATCTATTACGGCCGGTTCGACCCGCTGACGGCGGTCGCACAACCGTGGATGTTCCTCACGTCGATGTTTCTGCATTCGCCGAAGTCGGTGCTGCATATCCTGTTCAACATGCTGGCGTTGTGGAGCGTGGGGCCGGTGCTGGAGAAGATGATGGGGCATTGGCCGTTTCTCGCGCTGTACGTGCTTTCCGGTTTGGGCGGCGGTCTTGGGCTGATGTCCTGGGCCGCGCTGTGGCCGGGTGGCACCGGGTGGCTTGGTGGTGCCTATGGCGCGTCCGGCGCGTTGTTCGGCCTGTTCGCGGCGATGCTAGTTGTGTACCGGCGCATCGGAGAGGATATCCGTTCGATGCTGGTCTGGATGGCGGTCAACTTCCTGATGCCGTTCCTGGTGGGCGGTATCGCATGGCAGGCTCATGTAGGTGGATTCATCGTCGGCGGCGTGTTCACGTGGCTGCTGGTTTCCGGCGTGCACGCGTTGCGTGGCAAGAGCCTGACGTTCCGGACGATGGTGTACGGGGCGGTGGTGTTGGCGCTGATCGTCGCAGGCGTGCTGGTCTGTAATCTGAGCAATCCAGCTCTGACGTACATCATGTGA
- a CDS encoding class I SAM-dependent methyltransferase, which yields MDISSQTSRFIAAHRNQDVRDLALSAKRVDGLDLPFALDQIAGWQTACRKLPQWAETDGIVYPPHISMEQCSSQFAAQYKAGIARRVAGASGAMVDLTGGFGVDCSYIARGFSRAVYVERQPHLCELAAHNFRALGLPHMDVINGDAEDWLRGVVDSRAASADSAAVDSATAVPIALIYLDPARRDAHGGRTYAIADCTPDVLALKDRLLAVSPHVMVKLSPMLDWRKTVADFNGSVGEVHIVSTGNECKELLLVLDRGSHDAVRVICVNDGDVFGYVHDMKTGADSDGVVLASAGEKGSQGGSAEPSHAAPEQPRYLYEPNASLMKGGCFALLEDHYGMRQIGPNSHLLISGTPAPQFPGRGFVIETIAGMGKKELKRALAGVDRANIAVRNFPLTAVQLRRKLKLADGGDVYLFGTTSVDGRHVIVRTVKQ from the coding sequence ATGGATATTTCGTCTCAGACCAGTCGGTTCATTGCGGCGCACCGCAATCAGGATGTGCGCGACCTGGCGCTCAGCGCCAAACGCGTGGACGGGCTTGACCTGCCATTCGCGCTCGACCAGATCGCCGGCTGGCAGACTGCGTGCCGCAAGCTGCCGCAATGGGCTGAGACCGACGGCATCGTCTATCCGCCGCACATCTCCATGGAACAGTGCTCTTCCCAGTTCGCCGCGCAGTACAAGGCCGGCATCGCAAGGCGCGTAGCGGGTGCCAGCGGTGCGATGGTCGATCTGACCGGCGGATTCGGCGTCGATTGCTCGTATATCGCGCGTGGATTCAGCCGGGCGGTCTATGTGGAGCGCCAGCCTCACCTGTGCGAGCTCGCGGCTCATAATTTCCGGGCGCTGGGGCTCCCGCACATGGATGTGATCAACGGCGATGCGGAGGATTGGCTGCGCGGCGTCGTTGATTCCCGCGCCGCCTCCGCAGACTCGGCCGCAGTCGATTCAGCTACAGCCGTTCCCATCGCGCTGATCTACCTCGACCCCGCGCGACGTGACGCGCATGGCGGCCGAACCTATGCCATCGCCGACTGCACGCCGGACGTACTCGCGCTGAAAGACCGTCTGCTGGCCGTCTCGCCGCACGTCATGGTCAAGCTGTCTCCGATGCTGGATTGGCGAAAGACGGTTGCGGACTTCAACGGTTCGGTCGGCGAAGTGCATATCGTCTCCACAGGCAACGAATGCAAGGAACTGCTGCTGGTGCTCGACCGCGGTTCGCACGACGCCGTACGCGTGATCTGCGTCAACGATGGCGACGTATTCGGATACGTCCATGACATGAAGACCGGCGCGGATTCTGACGGCGTGGTCCTCGCCTCCGCAGGAGAAAAAGGCAGTCAGGGCGGGTCTGCAGAGCCGTCACACGCCGCTCCGGAACAGCCCAGGTATCTGTACGAGCCGAACGCTTCGCTGATGAAGGGCGGCTGTTTCGCGCTGCTGGAGGACCATTATGGTATGCGCCAGATCGGCCCGAACAGCCACCTGCTGATATCGGGCACGCCGGCGCCGCAGTTTCCCGGCCGGGGATTTGTCATTGAAACCATCGCGGGTATGGGCAAAAAAGAGCTGAAACGGGCTCTAGCGGGCGTCGACAGGGCGAATATCGCAGTGCGCAACTTCCCGTTGACCGCTGTCCAGCTGCGCAGGAAACTCAAGCTGGCAGACGGCGGCGATGTGTATCTGTTCGGCACGACGTCCGTCGATGGCCGTCATGTCATCGTCCGCACCGTGAAGCAGTGA
- the crgA gene encoding cell division protein CrgA — MADTELHETDSEDQKDWQAETDADVKDTDANETDEADDDYGVSMDKVQAVLNATADKSEMTPQMQRMMSRQAENTRRVEETIKGTKSNPRWFVPLFCALMIIGLIWAVVYYLSPNGTWPIPGIGAWNLAIAFAIIMVGFIMTMWWR; from the coding sequence ATGGCTGACACAGAGCTGCACGAAACCGACTCGGAAGACCAGAAGGACTGGCAGGCCGAGACCGACGCCGACGTCAAGGACACGGACGCCAACGAGACCGACGAGGCCGATGACGATTACGGCGTCTCCATGGACAAGGTGCAGGCGGTGCTCAACGCCACCGCCGACAAGTCAGAGATGACCCCGCAGATGCAGCGCATGATGTCGCGGCAGGCGGAGAACACGCGCCGCGTCGAGGAGACCATCAAGGGCACCAAGTCGAACCCGCGCTGGTTCGTCCCGCTGTTCTGCGCGCTGATGATCATCGGCCTGATCTGGGCCGTGGTCTACTACCTGTCGCCGAACGGCACGTGGCCGATCCCGGGTATCGGTGCTTGGAACCTGGCAATCGCCTTCGCGATCATTATGGTCGGATTCATCATGACGATGTGGTGGCGCTGA
- a CDS encoding MDR family MFS transporter, whose protein sequence is MTSQKTAESGSAASSVKPIDSHARFIVVGVIVVGSFIALLNQTVMSPALPALMRDFNITTGTVQWVTSVYMLVSGIMVPISGYLIDKFSTRKLFAGALATFMVGTLLCAVAPNFVLLLIGRVLQSAGSGVLLPLVAVVPMLVYPPDKRGTAMGMAGIVMAAGPAIGPVVGGLVIDSFGWRLMFIGIAVVALVILVGGTMMLKNVSELKNPKLNVLSVILSTIAFGGLLYGFSSASTMGWASPVVITSIVVGLVAFVAFVYKQVKLDEPLLRVDTLATRNFRNSAILVTLINAAVAATNVTLPIFIQNVLGQSATVTGMVMLPAAAVGIILSPVAGAAFDKFGPRGVGIGGLALMTISLGLLGTINTKTSVLFVAVFCALQASGQAIANMPINTWGVNALPNDMIAHGNAIANTGRQIAAAIATSLLVTAETSVTASHMSQGVKSATASGIAFSYLLCAAISLVALIICIFTVTSRAKEKAARNAKAYEAQASAEVAAETTEGQPAEHHYAGAYVAPASSLFKQAQEQSIGGIMDDQPYSCLDSDDITHVVREFIRLNVSSLPVVNGDGRLVGFVSDGDVMKSIATYESRTVSTGTGSTMVVFDDETVASKVQALSGKKVMDIATRKVVAATPDQHVGEVARILAKKQFKKLPVVDGDGRLVGVIRRKSVMEHAFDALFPKDDR, encoded by the coding sequence GTGACCTCACAGAAAACCGCGGAATCCGGGTCCGCCGCCAGTTCCGTAAAGCCTATTGATTCGCACGCCCGATTCATCGTCGTGGGCGTGATCGTCGTCGGCTCGTTCATCGCGCTGCTCAACCAGACCGTCATGTCACCGGCCTTGCCGGCACTGATGCGTGATTTCAATATCACCACCGGCACCGTGCAGTGGGTGACCAGCGTCTACATGCTGGTCTCGGGCATCATGGTGCCGATTTCAGGCTATCTGATTGATAAATTCTCCACCCGAAAGCTCTTCGCCGGAGCCCTTGCCACTTTCATGGTCGGCACACTGCTGTGTGCCGTTGCGCCGAATTTCGTGCTGTTGCTCATCGGACGCGTATTGCAATCCGCCGGCTCCGGCGTGCTGTTGCCATTGGTCGCCGTAGTGCCGATGCTCGTCTATCCGCCGGATAAGCGCGGCACCGCCATGGGCATGGCCGGTATCGTCATGGCCGCCGGCCCGGCTATCGGCCCGGTTGTCGGTGGTCTGGTGATTGACAGTTTCGGATGGCGCCTGATGTTCATTGGCATTGCAGTCGTGGCACTGGTCATCCTTGTCGGAGGCACGATGATGCTCAAGAACGTCAGCGAGTTGAAGAATCCAAAGCTCAATGTCCTGTCCGTGATCCTTTCGACCATCGCGTTCGGTGGCCTGCTCTATGGCTTCTCGTCCGCTTCCACGATGGGATGGGCCAGTCCGGTCGTCATTACCTCAATCGTCGTTGGTCTTGTGGCCTTCGTCGCATTCGTATACAAGCAAGTCAAGCTCGATGAGCCATTGTTGCGCGTTGACACCCTTGCCACCCGCAACTTCCGCAACTCCGCGATTCTGGTCACTCTGATCAACGCCGCAGTCGCCGCAACCAACGTGACGTTGCCTATCTTCATCCAGAATGTGCTCGGCCAATCCGCCACCGTCACCGGCATGGTCATGCTGCCCGCTGCGGCGGTCGGCATCATCCTGAGTCCGGTCGCCGGTGCCGCATTCGACAAATTCGGCCCGCGCGGCGTGGGCATCGGCGGCCTTGCGCTCATGACCATCTCTCTTGGTCTTCTCGGCACCATCAACACCAAGACATCAGTGCTGTTTGTCGCCGTGTTCTGCGCATTGCAGGCATCTGGTCAGGCTATCGCCAACATGCCGATCAACACTTGGGGCGTCAACGCTTTGCCGAACGACATGATCGCCCATGGCAACGCTATCGCCAACACCGGCCGCCAGATCGCGGCAGCCATTGCGACCTCGCTTCTGGTCACCGCAGAAACATCCGTGACCGCCTCGCACATGTCCCAGGGTGTGAAGTCCGCCACGGCCAGCGGCATTGCGTTCTCCTACCTGCTGTGCGCCGCCATCTCGCTGGTCGCCCTGATCATCTGCATCTTCACCGTCACCAGCCGTGCCAAGGAGAAGGCCGCACGCAACGCCAAGGCCTACGAGGCGCAAGCCTCCGCCGAAGTCGCGGCCGAAACCACTGAAGGCCAGCCCGCCGAGCATCACTACGCCGGCGCATACGTGGCCCCCGCCTCCTCCCTGTTCAAGCAGGCCCAGGAACAGTCCATCGGCGGGATCATGGACGATCAGCCCTACAGCTGCTTGGACAGCGATGACATCACGCATGTGGTGCGCGAGTTCATCCGCCTCAACGTTTCCAGCCTTCCCGTGGTGAACGGCGATGGCAGGCTCGTCGGCTTCGTCAGCGACGGCGATGTCATGAAATCGATTGCCACCTATGAATCCCGTACGGTTTCCACCGGCACCGGTTCGACGATGGTGGTGTTCGACGACGAAACCGTGGCCTCCAAGGTGCAGGCGCTCTCCGGCAAGAAGGTGATGGACATCGCCACGCGTAAGGTCGTTGCCGCCACGCCCGACCAGCATGTTGGAGAGGTGGCCCGAATCCTCGCCAAGAAGCAGTTCAAGAAACTGCCGGTGGTGGATGGTGATGGCAGACTCGTCGGTGTGATCCGCCGTAAGTCCGTGATGGAACATGCCTTCGACGCGCTGTTCCCAAAGGATGATCGGTGA
- a CDS encoding integrase → MLDEYMTWYRDERIKTEYGMSIMDRRIKPGLVG, encoded by the coding sequence ATGCTCGACGAGTACATGACATGGTACCGCGACGAACGCATCAAGACCGAGTACGGGATGAGCATCATGGACAGGCGCATCAAGCCGGGGCTCGTCGGCTGA
- a CDS encoding transposase family protein: MADIHGRLVADMPRVDCPKCGVVVAMVSWAEPGSRFTRDFESECAWPVSVANQKTVGGFPHIVWRTAGDIARRVAERLGTAMPSPFDGLAAIGVATMC; the protein is encoded by the coding sequence GTGGCTGATATACACGGCCGTCTTGTCGCCGACATGCCGCGGGTGGATTGCCCGAAGTGCGGGGTCGTGGTCGCGATGGTGTCGTGGGCCGAGCCGGGCAGCCGGTTCACGCGCGACTTCGAGTCGGAGTGCGCGTGGCCGGTGAGCGTCGCGAACCAGAAGACGGTCGGCGGTTTCCCGCATATCGTATGGAGGACCGCGGGAGACATCGCCCGCCGGGTCGCCGAACGGCTCGGAACGGCGATGCCCTCGCCGTTCGACGGCCTCGCCGCGATCGGCGTGGCTACAATGTGTTAG
- a CDS encoding sterol carrier family protein translates to MAAIRERDIPAGERAWQQWNDAAQRLREDGADSESLMPALPRPTWAMAVRYTLYLLERKAPGPGVEVRVAPWGAVKILDGPASDPHNLTPPDVIELDPEVWLRLAAGITTWSQEKDAGRITAVGERDDLSDLLPL, encoded by the coding sequence ATGGCCGCAATTCGAGAACGAGACATACCCGCGGGCGAGCGCGCGTGGCAGCAGTGGAACGACGCAGCGCAGCGACTGCGCGAGGACGGGGCGGACTCGGAGTCCCTGATGCCGGCGCTGCCCCGACCGACATGGGCGATGGCGGTGCGATACACCTTATATCTGCTGGAGCGCAAGGCGCCCGGCCCCGGCGTGGAAGTGCGAGTCGCACCATGGGGAGCCGTGAAGATCCTGGATGGCCCGGCGTCCGACCCGCACAATCTCACACCGCCCGATGTCATCGAGCTCGACCCCGAGGTGTGGCTCCGTCTCGCCGCCGGCATCACCACATGGTCCCAGGAGAAGGACGCGGGGCGCATCACCGCCGTCGGCGAGCGCGACGACCTGAGCGACCTGCTGCCGCTCTGA